One part of the Segnochrobactrum spirostomi genome encodes these proteins:
- the secG gene encoding preprotein translocase subunit SecG, translating to MVTVLLVIHLMIVLALVAVVLLQRSEGGALGIGGGGGGGFFTSRGSANLLTRTTAVLATLFFITSMVLTLLAHHGNPTGSLLDRLGGGTGTAIPNDTRGSGTGLLDALKKAQGEPAAPTSGGAQAPAGTSAPATTGGAANTPAAPSGPQVPNSQ from the coding sequence ATGGTTACGGTTCTTCTCGTCATTCATCTCATGATCGTGCTGGCGCTCGTCGCCGTGGTGCTGCTGCAGCGCTCCGAGGGCGGTGCGCTCGGCATCGGCGGTGGCGGTGGCGGCGGCTTCTTCACGAGCCGCGGCAGCGCGAACCTCCTGACCCGCACCACCGCGGTGCTCGCCACGCTTTTCTTCATCACCTCGATGGTGCTGACGCTCCTCGCCCACCACGGCAATCCGACGGGCTCGCTGCTCGACCGGCTCGGCGGTGGCACCGGCACGGCGATCCCGAACGACACCCGCGGCAGCGGTACGGGCCTGCTCGATGCGCTCAAGAAGGCGCAGGGCGAGCCCGCGGCTCCGACGTCCGGTGGCGCGCAGGCTCCGGCCGGGACCTCGGCACCCGCGACCACCGGCGGCGCCGCGAACACGCCGGCGGCACCCTCGGGACCGCAGGTTCCGAACTCCCAGTAA